The following proteins are co-located in the Xiphophorus maculatus strain JP 163 A chromosome 8, X_maculatus-5.0-male, whole genome shotgun sequence genome:
- the LOC102226439 gene encoding sialidase-4-like — MGKTSSKSDEQTIDKQIIFKSKRGKVYKIPAIYYNENDKRLFAFAEKRTSQEESDAVALVMRKGKVNINSEVKWSKTKEVVRKCSCGYRPMNPCVVYENHTQTLFLFFIYVIETELWQIEHHQNKARLRYITKKKNEKKWSKFTELTDMLPVFKNWSTFAIGPGHGIQTESGRMIVPAYAFTKDKEPIPHAFCFYSDDYGITWKCEEMLSEASMECEMTEIFDGKVDRLIYCSARSLGGHRVQAKIDKTGFHTLTTVTPLEELNAGCQGSVISFPAQSGDEDPSQEKWLLFSHPTKQKSDWERLDLGVYLSTSPVRSNGELNLVWSQPWVINKGPSGYSDLTYIEDGWFACLMECGEKTPTDKIACQMFSYDEILNGIPDSQT, encoded by the exons ATGGGTAAAACCAGTTCAAAGAGCGACGAACAGACAATCgacaaacaaatcatttttaagtCAAAGCGCGGAAAAGTGTACAAGATTCCTGCCATTTACTACAACGAAAATGACAAAAGGTTGTTTGCCTTTGCAGAGAAGCGGACATCCCAGGAGGAATCTGACGCGGTGGCGCTGGTCATGAGAAAAGGGAAAGTGAACATTAACTCGGAAGTGAAg TGGTCAAAGACTAAAGAAGTCGTGAGGAAGTGCTCCTGTGGATATCGTCCGATGAACCCCTGCGTTGTGTATGAAaaccacacacagacactgtTCCTTTTCTTCATCTATGTCATTGAGACAGAGTTATGGCAGATAGAGCATCACCAGAACAAGGCCCGTCTGCGCTACatcacaaagaagaagaatgagAAGAAGTGGAGTAAATTCACTGAGCTGACCGACATGCTGCCTGTGTTTAAAAACTGGTCCACATTTGCTATTGGACCGGGCCACGGCATTCAAACTGAGAGTGGCAGAATGATTGTTCCAGCTTATGCGTTCACAAAAGACAAAGAACCGATTCCACATGCATTCTGTTTTTATAGTGATGATTATGGTATCACATGGAAATGTGAGGAAATGCTGTCTGAAGCATCAATGGAATGTGAGATGACTGAGATTTTTGATGGCAAAGTAGATCGCTTGATCTATTGCAGTGCTCGCAGTTTGGGAGGCCATCGAGTCCAAGCTAAGATAGATAAGACTGGTTTCCATACACTCACAACTGTTACACCCCTTGAGGAACTAAATGCAGGTTGCCAGGGGAGTGTGATTTCCTTCCCAGCTCAGTCTGGAGATGAAGACCCCAGTCAGGAAAAGTGGCTACTTTTTTCACACCCAACAAAACAGAAGTCAGATTGGGAAAGACTTGATTTGGGAGTGTATCTGAGCACTTCCCCAGTGAGATCAAATGGAGAATTGAATCTGGTATGGAGCCAACCCTGGGTCATTAACAAGGGACCCAGTGGTTACTCTGACCTGACCTACATTGAAGATGGCTGGTTTGCATGTCTGATGGAGTGTGGAGAGAAAACTCCTACAGATAAGATAGCATGTCAGATGTTCAGCTATGACGAGATCCTGAACGGCATTCCAGACTCCCAGACTTGA
- the LOC111609532 gene encoding sialidase-3-like → MGCSNSTPMKTQKEKTTVFLSKEMTFRIPGLIFDHERKILLAFAEKRKCEKDSSSVALVMKAGNLTKAGNSWAVEWSDSKEVVKKKDLGGHRPMNPCPIYAKKRNTIYLFFIGVKGTTSESHQICWGINETRLYYIATKDGGETWSDHVDLTETLPEIKNWATFGVGPGHGIQSETGKLIVPAYAYPSCSSCCKSCRSCLASLFCCCDSLCCTKCCPPPHALIICGDNVENFKCGNMLEQTSLECEIAETSTDQAKMLYCNARSQGGFRVEAFLDDCEGVLAPSKLVETNSGCQGSVVSFPAQPEEDGSNRGTPWLLYSHPTSKCKRVDLGLYLNKSPTNPSAWSNPWIINEGPSGYSDLTYIEDGWFACLMECGEKTYTEEIACSLFSYDDIQKGITG, encoded by the exons ATGGGCTGCAGCAATTCAACTCCAATGAAAAcccagaaagagaaaacaactgTTTTTCTCTCCAAGGAAATGACCTTCAGGATCCCTGGTCTCATATTTGATCATGAGAGAAAAATTCTGTTGGCCTTTGCAGAGAAacgaaaatgtgaaaaagattcCAGCAGCGTGGCTCTTGTCATGAAAGCAGGAAACCTGACTAAAGCCGGCAACTCTTGGGCAGTTGAG TGGTCAGATTCTAAAGAAGTCGTGAAGAAGAAAGATCTGGGTGGACACCGCCCTATGAACCCGTGCCCGATCTAcgcaaagaaaagaaacaccaTTTACCTGTTTTTCATCGGGGTTAAAGGAACCACTTCAGAAAGCCATCAGATATGTTGGGGCATCAACGAGACTCGTCTGTACTACATCGCAACCAAGGATGGCGGCGAAACCTGGAGCGACCACGTTGATCTGACTGAGACACTTCCTGAAATAAAGAATTGGGCAACATTTGGTGTCGGACCGGGCCATGGTATTCAGAGCGAGACTGGTAAACTGATCGTCCCTGCTTATGCTTACCCTTCCTGTTCTAGCTGTTGTAAAAGCTGCCGTAGCTGCCTGgctagtttgttttgttgctgtgatTCCTTGTGTTGTACAAAGTGTTGTCCTCCTCCCCATGCGCTCATTATTTGTGGTGACAATGTGGAGAACTTCAAATGTGGAAACATGCTGGAACAAACATCACTTGAATGTGAAATAGCTGAGACGTCAACTGACCAAGCCAAGATGTTGTACTGCAACGCTCGAAGCCAGGGAGGCTTTCGGGTCGAAGCGTTCCTTGATGATTGTGAGGGTGTTCTAGCCCCGTCTAAGCTTGTGGAAACAAACTCAGGCTGTCAGGGGAGTGTGGTCTCCTTCCCAGCTCAACCTGAGGAAGACGGTTCAAATCGGGGAACTCCGTGGCTGCTTTACTCCCATCCGACGAGTAAATGCAAAAGAGTGGACTTAGGGTTGTATCTAAACAAATCCCCAACAAATCCAAGTGCATGGAGCAATCCTTGGATCATAAACGAGGGACCCAGTGGTTACTCCGACCTGACTTACATTGAAGATGGCTGGTTTGCATGTCTGATGGAGTGTGGAGAGAAAACTTATACTGAAGAAATAGCATGTTCACTGTTCTCCTATGATGACATCCAGAAAGGCATCACAGGGTAA
- the LOC102234078 gene encoding sialidase-4-like: MGKTSSKRGEPRIEKQIIFKSKGGDVFRIPAIYYNENEKRLFAFAEKRKSRDESDAVALVMRKGKVNINSEVKWSKPKVLMRKCSCGYRPMNPCVVYENHTETLFLFFIYVIETELWQIEHHLNMARLCYITKKKSGNKWSEVTDLTDVLPEINSWSTFGVGPGHGIQTESGRMIVPAYAYTGPEDKEPIPHAFCFYSDDYGSTWKCEEMLSKASMECQMTEILDSSSKDSLIYCNARTFGGHRVQAKIDKTGFHTLTTVTPLEELNAGCHGSVISFPAQSGDEDPSQEKWLLFSHPTKQKSDWESLHLGVYLSTSPVRSVGEFNLVWSQPWVINKGPSGYSDLAYIEDGWFACLMECGEKTATEEIACQVFSYDEILKGIPDFRT; the protein is encoded by the exons ATGGGTAAAACCAGTTCAAAACGCGGCGAACCAagaattgaaaaacaaatcatttttaagtCAAAGGGCGGAGATGTGTTCAGGATTCCTGCCATTTACTACAACGAAAATGAGAAAAGGCTGTTTGCCTTTGCAGAGAAGCGGAAATCCAGAGACGAATCTGACGCGGTGGCGCTGGTCATGAGAAAAGGGAAAGTGAACATTAACTCGGAAGTGAAG TGGTCAAAGCCTAAAGTACTAATGAGGAAGTGCTCCTGTGGATATCGTCCGATGAACCCCTGCGTTGTGTATGAAAACCACACAGAGACATTGTTCCTTTTCTTCATCTATGTCATTGAGACAGAGTTATGGCAGATAGAGCATCACCTCAACATGGCCCGTCTGTGCTACATCACAAAGAAGAAGAGTGGCAACAAGTGGAGTGAAGTCACTGATCTGACCGACGTGCTGCCTGAGATTAATAGCTGGTCCACGTTTGGTGTTGGACCGGGCCACGGCATTCAAACTGAGAGTGGCAGAATGATTGTTCCAGCTTATGCTTACACAGGCCCAGAAGACAAAGAACCGATTCCACATGCGTTCTGCTTTTATAGTGATGATTATGGTAGCACATGGAAATGTGAGGAAATGCTGTCTAAAGCATCAATGGAATGTCAGATGACTGAGATTTTGGATAGCAGCAGCAAAGACAGCTTGATCTACTGCAATGCTCGCACTTTTGGAGGCCATCGAGTCCAAGCTAAGATAGATAAGACTGGTTTCCATACACTCACAACTGTTACACCCCTTGAGGAACTAAATGCAGGTTGCCATGGGAGTGTGATTTCCTTCCCAGCTCAGTCTGGAGATGAAGACCCCAGTCAGGAAAAGTGGCTACTTTTTTCACACCCAACAAAACAGAAGTCAGATTGGGAAAGTCTTCATTTGGGAGTGTATCTGAGCACTTCCCCAGTGAGATCAGTTGGAGAATTTAATCTGGTATGGAGCCAACCCTGGGTCATTAACAAGGGACCCAGTGGTTACTCTGACCTGGCCTACATTGAAGATGGCTGGTTTGCATGTCTGATGGAGTGTGGAGAGAAAACTGCTACTGAAGAGATAGCATGTCAGGTGTTCAGCTATGACGAGATCCTGAAGGGCATTCCAGATTTCCGAACTTGA
- the LOC102226186 gene encoding sialidase-4-like: MGKTCSKSDRQTKGKQIIFKSKDGEVFRIPAIYYNENEKTLFAFAEKRTSSNDSDAAALVMSTGKVNSTSEVQWSRPTEVVRKCSSGYRPMNPCVVYENHTQTLFLFFIYVIETELWQIEHHQNKARLCYITKKKNEEKWSEFTEVTDLVPVFNNWSTFAIGPGHGIQTKTGRMIVPAYAYTKDKEPSPHAFCFYSDDYGSTWKCEEMLSETSLECQMTEILDSSSKDSLIYCNARTFGGHRVQAKIDKTGFHTLTTVTPLKELNAGCHGSVISFPAQSGDANTSQEKWLLFSHPTKQKSDWERLDLGVYLSTSPVRSVGEFNLVWSQPWVINKGPSGYSDLAYIEDGWFACLMECGEKTATEEIACQVFSYDEILKGIPDSQT; encoded by the exons ATGGGTAAAACATGTTCAAAGAGCGACAGGcagacaaaaggaaaacaaatcatttttaagtCAAAGGACGGAGAAGTGTTCAGGATTCCTGCCATTTACTACAACGAAAATGAAAAAACGTTATTTGCCTTTGCAGAGAAGCGGACATCCAGTAACGATTCTGACGCGGCGGCGCTGGTCATGAGTACAGGAAAGGTGAACAGTACGTCGGAAGTGCAG TGGTCAAGGCCTACAGAAGTAGTCAGGAAGTGCTCCTCTGGATATCGTCCGATGAACCCCTGCGTTGTGTATGAAaaccacacacagacactgtTCCTTTTCTTCATCTATGTCATTGAGACAGAGTTATGGCAGATAGAGCATCACCAGAACAAGGCCCGTCTGTGCTACatcacaaagaagaagaatgagGAGAAGTGGAGTGAATTCACTGAGGTGACCGACCTGGTGCCTGTGTTTAATAACTGGTCCACGTTTGCTATTGGACCGGGCCACGGCATTCAAACTAAGACCGGCAGAATGATTGTTCCAGCTTATGCTTacacaaaagacaaagaacCCAGCCCACATGCATTCTGTTTTTATAGTGATGATTATGGTAGCACATGGAAATGTGAGGAAATGCTGTCTGAAACATCACTGGAATGTCAGATGACTGAGATTTTGGATAGCAGCAGCAAAGACAGCTTGATCTACTGCAATGCTCGCACTTTTGGAGGCCATCGAGTCCAAGCTAAGATAGATAAGACTGGTTTCCATACACTCACAACTGTTACACCCCTTAAGGAACTAAATGCAGGTTGCCATGGGAGTGTGATTTCCTTCCCAGCTCAGTCTGGAGATGCAAACACCAGTCAGGAAAAGTGGCTACTTTTTTCACACCCAACAAAACAGAAGTCAGATTGGGAAAGACTTGATTTGGGAGTGTATCTGAGCACTTCCCCAGTGAGATCAGTTGGAGAATTTAATCTGGTATGGAGCCAACCCTGGGTCATTAACAAGGGACCCAGTGGTTACTCTGACCTGGCCTACATTGAAGATGGCTGGTTTGCATGTCTGATGGAGTGTGGAGAGAAAACTGCTACTGAAGAGATAGCATGTCAGGTGTTCAGCTATGACGAGATCCTGAAGGGCATTCCAGACTCCCAGACTTGA